The nucleotide window TCCACGCCTCTGGCGGCGTAGCTTTGCTGGTACGTGAGCTGCTGAACCACGGCTTACTGCATGAAGATGTTGAAACCGTGGCCGGATCCGGTCTGCATCGCTATACCCAGGAACCCTGGCTGGATAACGGGAAGCTGGCCTGGCGTGAAGGCAGCGAAATATCGCTGGATGAGAAGGTGATCGCATGCGTATCACGCCCCTTTGAGCAGCATGGCGGCACAAAAGTGCTGCAGGGCAACCTGGGCCGCGCGGTGATGAAGACCTCTGCGGTGCCGGCTGACAATCAGATTATCGAAGCGCCCGCAGTGGTGTTTGAAAGCCAGCATGATGTTGTGCCCGCGTTTGAGGCTGGAGAATTGAATCAGGATTGCGTGGTCGTGGTGCGCTTTCAGGGTCCGCAGGCCAACGGCATGCCGGAACTGCATAAGCTGATGCCACCGCTTGGTGTGCTGATGGATCGCGGCTTTAAGGTGGCGCTGGTCACCGATGGCCGTTTATCTGGCGCATCGGGCAAGGTGCCTTCAGCCATCCATGTCACCCCTGAAGCCTGTACCGGCGGCCTGCTGGCCAAAGTCCGCAGTGGCGACATCATCCGCGTTAACGGCCGCACGGGTGAGCTGACGCTACGGGTTGATAACGACGAGCTGGCGGCACGAACCGCCTTTCAGCCAGACCTGAGTGCTGAACATATTGGCTCCGGACGCGAGCTGTTCAGCGCGCTACGCAGCCAGCTTTCGGGTGCCGAACAGGGTGCCTGCTGCATCAAATTTTAATGGAGAACCCTTTATGAATAACTGGAAAACCAGCGCTGAGCAGATCCTGACTTCCGGTCCGGTCGTCCCGGTGATCGTTATCAATAAGCTGGAATATGCAGTGCCGCTGGCGAAAGCATTAGTGGCAGGCGGCGTACGCGTGCTGGAAGTGACGCTGCGCACGGCCTGCGGCGTGGAGGCCATCCGGGCCATTGCTCAGCAAGTGCCGGAAGCGATCGTCGGTGCGGGTACGGTGATCAATTCGCAGCAGCTGCAGCAGGTTACCGAAGCGGGTGCGCAGTTTGCGATCAGCCCCGGCCTGACGGAGGATCTTCTGAAGGCGGCCAGTGCAGGTTCGATCCCGCTGATCCCCGGGATCAGCACCGTTTCTGAACTGATGCTGGGGATGGATTATGGCCTGCGCGAGTTTAAATTCTTCCCGGCGGAAGCGAACGGCGGTGTTAAGGCGCTACAGGCGATTGCCGGCCCCTTCCCTCAGGTCCGTTTCTGCCCGACGGGCGGTATCTCCCCCGCCAACTACCGTGATTATCTGGCGTTGAAAAGCGTGCACTGCATCGGTGGCTCCTGGCTGGTGCCCAACGAGGCGCTGGAGACAGGCGATTATCACCGTATTACCATGCTGGCTCGTGAAGCGGTAGCAGGCGCCTCCGCCTGATCCTGCCGCAGAGCCTGGCTTACCGTCAGGCTCTGCGGATAACGCTGGCAAAAACGCTGTCGGCGGCGATAGGCAAACACATCTTCGATATGCCCTTCCCGGATCCGCTGTTGCAGAGCACGCCAGAATTGGGCGGTAAACAGCTCTGCATGCATCTCCTCGAACAGGCGCGCAATAGCGGGATCGACACAGAGATAATGGCGGAACTCCTGCGGAAAAATATCCTCCGGCGAGACGCTGTACCACGGCTCGTGACTCAGCTCATCTTCCGGATAACGGGAGGCAGGAATTTCACGGAAATTCACCTCCGTCATGTAACTGATTTCATCGTAATCATAAAACACCACCCGTCCGTGCCGGGTCACGCCGAAGTTTTTATAGAGCATATCGCCAGGGAAGATATTGGCGGCGGCAAGCTGCTTCACGGCGTTGCCATACTCCTCAATCGCTTCGCGGCGCTGCTGCTCATCCGCCTGCGCCAGCCAGAGATTCAGCGGCATCATGCGTCGCTCCAGGTAGAGGTGGCTGACGATCACTTTGTCACCCTGCAGCTGAATTTTCTCCGGGATCTCCTGCTGCATTGCCAGCCACAGCGGCTCGCTGATGCGCGCTCTCTCCAGCGCAAAATTTTCAAACTCCTGGGTATCCGCCATACGCCCCACGCGGTCATGCTCTTTCACCAGCTGATAGCAGGCTCTGACCCGCTCCGGCGTGACCTCTTTTTGCGGCGCAAAGCGATCTTTAATCACCTTGAACACCCGTTCGTAACCGGGCAGCGTGAAGACCAGCATCACCAGCCCCCGTACGCCGGGTGCGATGACATAAGGCTCCGTGGTGGCCGCCATGAACTGCAAATACTCACGATAGCATTCGGTTTTGCCATGCTTCTGGCAGCCAATTGCCATGTAGAGCTCAGCGGTGGTTTTTCCGGGCAGGATCTCGCGTAACCACGCCACCAGCGCGGCGGGCAACGGGGCACCGACCATAAAATAGGCGCGGGCAAAGCCAAACACGATGCTGGCTTCACGCTTGCGCGTCAGGCAGGTATCGATCAAAAGCTCACCCCGCTCGCTGCGATGTATCGGCAGCAGGAAGGCATAAACGCCGCTGCTGAGCCGCAGTTTCGCCACCAGCCAGGCCGCCTTGTTGCGGAAAAAAAGCTCGTTTGCCACTTCAAGCGATCCCTCATCCAGCTCCTGCTGTGCGAAGTTTTCCCGCAGATGGGCGATCACAAAGCCAATGTCACGCTGAAGATCCTCCCAGGGCAGACGCAGCGGCAGGTCGGACAGAACGCGACTGAGTAATGCCTGCCAGTTCTTATCAGCGCGGAACGTTTTTGCCAGCGGGCGGGAGAGGATGCGCTCTCTGTCCGGCTGCGAGCTGAAGATAAACAGCCTCTCAGGCGTCAGCAGTTGATGACCATACAGTCGGCAATAGACTGAATTAAAAAAACTTTCGGCGATTTCAAAACGAGGGTAATCAGGCAACAAGCTGGTGTAAATGGCCTTCACCCGTAACAGAAAATCACCGTCAACATCCGGCCCGCCGGTGATGTGGCGTAGCTGCTCTACCACCAGCCCCACGTGACGGTCATAAAGATGAATACGCGCCTTCATTGCGGCCTGCACGGCGCTCCAGTCCGCCTGTTCAAAACGGTGCTGGGCCCCCGATGTCACCTCCAGAAAGCGACCGTACTGCGCATCAAATCCCTGCAGGATGGTGTGTGCTATCAGCGTTTCCAGTGATGACATAAGGGCCTCCTTCAGATAATCAGAACTGCTGCTCTTCCGTCGACCCGGTCAGCGCCGTAACCGATGAGACGCCGCCCTGGATGATAGTGGTCACGCTGTCGAAATAGCCTGTTCCCACTTCCTGCTGATGCGAGGAGAAGGTGTAACCCTGTTCACGCGCGGCAAACTCCGGCTGCTGGACCTTCTCCACGTAGTGACGCATCCCTTCACCCTGCGCATAGGCCTGCGCCAGATCGAACATGTTGAACCACATGCTGTGGATCCCCGCCAGCGTAATGAACTGGAAGCGGTAGCCCATCTCGCTCAGCGCCTGCTGAAAACGGGCAATGGTGGGATCGTCGAGATTTTTCTTCCAGTTAAAGGAGGGCGAACAGTTGTAGGCCAGCAGCTTACCCGGGAAGCGGGCATGGATCGCTTCGGCGAAGCGTCTGGCCAGTGTCAGATCTGGCGTAGAGGTTTCGCACCACAATACGTCGGCATAAGGCGCATAGGCCAGACCACGGCTGATTGCCTGCTCAATACCTGCATGCGTGCGGAAGAAGCCTTCAGGCGTGCGCTCACCGGTGATGAACTGGTGGTCATAGTCATCGCAGTCAGAGGTGATCAGGTCGGCGGCATCCGCATCCGTACGGGCGATCAGCACCGTTGGCACCGCCATCACGTCCGCCGCCAGCCGGGCCGCAACCAGCTTCTGAATCGCTTCCTGCGTCGGCACCAGCACCTTGCCGCCCATATGGCCGCATTTCTTGGCAGAGGCGAGCTGATCCTCGAAATGCACGCCGCCAGCGCCCGCCTGAATCATCGCCTTCATCAGCTCAAAAGCATTCAACACGCCACCAAAACCCGCTTCCGCATCTGCGACAATCGGCAGGTAGTAATCCACATAACGCGGGTCGCCCGGCTCAATCTGATTTGCCCACTGGATCTGGTCGGCGCGCTGGAAAGTGTTATTAATCCGCTCCACGACGCAGGGCACGGAATTGGCCGGATAGAGCGACTGGTCCGGATACATGCTGCCTGCCAGATTGGCATCGGCCGCCACCTGCCAGCCGGAGAGATAGACAGCCTCAATGCCAGCTTTGGCCTGCTGCAGCGCCTGCCCGCCGCTCAGGGCGCCCAGGCTGTTGATATAGCCTTTTTTCGCCCCGCCGTTCAGCAACGTCCAGAGTTTTGCCGCCCCGTTTTGAGCCAGGGTACAGGCCGGATTCACCGAGCCGCGCAGTTTAATCACCTCTTCAGCAGAGTAAGGACGAGTGATACCTTCCCAGCGGCTATCGCGCCAGGTTTGCTCAAGCTGTTCGATTTGTTGGGTACGTGGAGTCATAGCGCTATCCCCTGTTGATCAGTGAAGTAAGCTGTAGCCGGGCAGAGTCAGGAACTCCACCAGCTCGGGTTCGGTGGTAATACGTTCCATCAGCGCAGCGGCCTCGCTGAAACGTCCCTGAGCGAAATGTTGATCGCCCAGCTCCTGCTGGATGACCAGCATCTCTTCGGCCAGCATCCGGCGAAACAGCGCTTCAGTCACCTGTTCGCCGCTGGTCAGCGTTTTACCGTGGCGGATCCACTGCCAGATAGAGGTGCGGGAAATCTCAGCCGTGGCTGCATCCTCCATCAGCCCATAGAGAGGCACGCAGCCGTTGCCGGAAATCCATGCTTCGATGTACTGCACCGCCACGCGGATATTGGCGCGCATGCCCGCCTCGGTGCGTTCGCCAGCACAGGGGGCCAGCAGCTGCTCCGCTGTCACAGGCGCATCCTCTTCACGCCGCACATCAAGCTGATTTTGCCTGTCGCCCAGCGCCGCATCGAAGACCGCCATTACCGTATCCGCAAGGCCCGGATGGGCAATCCATGTGCCGTCGTGACCGTTTGCCGCTTCCCGCGCTTTATCCGCCTTCACCCGATTGAGTACCCACTGATTGCGCTCCTGCTCTTTGCTGGGGATAAATGCCGCCATGCCCCCCATCGCCAGGGCGCCACGCCGGTGACAGGTTTTGATCAGCAGTTTTGAGTAAGCCTCCAGAAAGCCCTTTTCCATCGTCACGGAGTGACGATCTGGCAGGATGCGATCGGGATGATTTTTCAGGGTTTTGATGTAGCTGAAGATGTAGTCCCAGCGGCCGCAGTTCAGCCCGACGATATGATCGCGCAGGTTGAAAAGGATCTCATCCATCTGAAATACCGCAGGCAGCGTTTCGATCAGCAGCGTGACTTTGATCGTGCCGCGCGGCAGATCGAAACGATCTTCGGCATAGCTGAAGACCTCGCTCCACCAGGCCGCTTCCTGCCAGCTTTGCGTCTTGGGCAGGTAGAAATAGGGGCCGCTGCCTTTGGCCAGCAAAGCATCGACGTTATGGAAAAAGTAGAGGGCAAAATCGAACAGGCTGCCCGGTATCGCCGCGCCGCGCCAGGTCACATGCTTTTCCGGCAGATGCAGTCCGCGTACCCGGCAGACAAGCACCGCGGGATCGGGTTTCAGCTGATAGATTTTCCCGGCTTCGTTGCTGTAGCTGATGGTTCCGTTGACCGCATCGCGCAGGTTGATCTGCCCTTCGATCACTTTCTCCCACGACGGTGCCAGCGAGTCTTCAAAGTCCGCCATAAACACATTCACGTTGGCGTTGAGCGCATTGATCACCATTTTGCGCTCGACGGGGCCGGTAATTTCTACCCGCCGGTTTTGCAGATCGGTCGGGATACCGCGAATTTTCCACTCAGATTTTTTTATGGAATCCGTTTCCGAAATAAAATCCGGCAACTCTCCCTTATCAAAACGCTGCTGCTGCTCTGCTCTTGCCAACAGCAATTCCGTACGCCGGGGCGTGAAGCGCGCCACCAGTTCACCGAGAAAATCGACTGCTGCATCCGTCAGGATCTGCTTTTCTGCCTGAACAAATGGGCGCTGGAACACCAGCTCCGTGCTAATAACCTGTTGTGTCATAGCTCTACTCCCGTCACCGATCGCATGGGAAAGCGTCCTTTGCGGGACGCTCTGCTGCTGGGTAATTTTTAACCCGCCAGGACAAGATATAATTATCTAAAATATAAAATCAAAAACTATTTCCATTTTATTTCTTTATTCAGTTTAACTATTTGAATTTAAATGCAATTAATTTTATTAATTAAAAGAAATGGCTTTCACACTATGTTTTTATTGGCAGGGTTCTGAGGAAAAAGCATGCAGGATCAACAGGATCAGGAGATTTGCGGGTGGCGATCGTGGAGGGAAAAAAGCAATAAAAAAAGGCCCGATCCTGACGATCGCGGCCCCTTTTTGCTGTAGCGGGAATTAATCCAGGCTGGGGTTCATATGGCGCAGATCAAACGGCGTGATCTGATAAACATAGTAGTTAAGCCAGTTGGAAAACAGCAGATTACCGTGGCTACGCCAGCTGGCACGCGGCGGAAGCTCAGGATTATCCTGGGGGAAATAATTATGGGGAATTTCCGGGTGCAGACCCGCTTCATAGTCGCGATGATATTCCCCGGAGAGCGTCAGCGCATCATATTCAGGATGGCCGGTGACGAACGCCAGCCGTTTGTCTTTGCTGGCAAACAGATAGGCCCCGGTCTGCTCCGATTCCGCAAAGATTTCCAGATCGGTGTAATCACGCAGCAGCTGCGTAGGGAAATCGGCATAGCGGGAATGAGGAGCCAGGAAGGTGTCATCAAAGCCGCGCGTCAGAAGCGCATGCGGATGCAGGATCTGATGATCATAGACGCCAGATAATTTGGTTTCCCGCGTCTGTTTTGGAATGCCATACAGGATATTCAGCGCGGCCTGCACGGCCCAGCAGACAAACAGCGTGGAGGTAACATGCTCTTTCGCCCAGTGCAGCACCTTCTGGATCTGCGGCCAGTACGCTACATCATCGAAATCAACCAGTCCCAGGGGGGCGCCAGTAACGATCAGCCCATCGTAATTATCATGCTGAATATCTTCAAAATTGCAGTAGAAGTTATTCAGATGCTCCATCGGCGTATTGCGGGTTTCACGGCTGTCGATACGCAGCAGCTGAATGTCGATCTGCAGCGGCGAGTTAGAGAGCAGGCGAAGAAACTGGTTCTCGGTCTCAATCTTTTTCGGCATCAGATTCAGTACCAGCACTTTCAACGGGCGGATCTCCTGCGTGCTGGCCCTGGTTGAGGTCATCACAAAGACATTTTCGTTGCGCAGAAAATTCACGGCTGGTAATTCATCGGGTACCCTGATTGGCATAACCTTGTTTCCTCATTTAACCATTTATACGTTTAGACATCCAGACAGCCAAAGATAGCGCGGCAGCCGCTGAATGTCGAGGTCTCATCAGCTAGTTGAAAATGTTTCATCTCTGATCGCTGAACATCTCGACAAACGGCAGCGTCACCGCCGCGTCTGAACTGGCATGGCGATAAAGCAGCCAGGTACGGCTTTTTACGGCTTCTCCGCCGACCGCTATCGGCATGCGGAACAGCTCCTCTGCCAGCGGCTGATAGCTGGAAACAATGGCGTAGCCCAGTCCCCGCTCGACCATAGCCAGGCAGACTTCCAGCTTGTCCACGCTCATCGCCACCCGGGGCGCCAGCGTATAACTGGCATTCCACCATCGCTCAATCAGTTTAGTGATGTGCCCACCGTGATTGATTTTGATCTGCGGCAGATGGGGTAACAGCGCCAGATCGATGGGCTGGCGGTTGATCAGGTAATAATCATCCTCATCGACCAGCCTTTTCCCCTCTTTCCAGCCGTAATCATCTTTGACCAGCGCCAGATGCACATCCCCACGCTGAAGCTTGAGGAACATCTCTTCACTGAGACCGCTCACCAGGTGCACATTGATACCCGGATGCCGCTGGCTGAACCCGGCTAACAGATCGGGCAGCCGGTAAGCGGCATAGTTACTGGAGACGCCTATCCGCAGCTCCCCCTGCTGAGGTCCATTGAGGCTTTGCAGCGTAGTGCGTAACAGCTGAAGTTCATCCAGTACCGTCTGGGCATGCTGCGCCAGATAACGCCCCTGAGCGGTGAAGGTCAGACCGCGGCCTCCCTCTTCAAAGAGCTGGATCGCCAGCTTGCGTTCAATCTGCCGCAGGCGATAGCTCAGCGCAGGCTGGGAAGTAAAGAGCACATCCGCTGCACGGGTTATGTTCTTGTACTGCCAGACAGTGCGAATAATCAGCCAGTCTTTTTCGTTCATCGTGCCCTCGCCCCCCTGAAAACCTTCATCCATAAAATATTTTTTGCCTGCATGATGCAAGCCATAAAAAAGCTCAATTGGGCAGCGAGCAAAAAAAAGCCTATATCTTTTTAACGCTCTGGTTTTACAGAATTTAACTGCACCTAATTGGGGAGCCATTATGTCGGAACGCACCATCAGCGCGCAGAAAGATAAAATTATTTATGCGCTTGAGCAGATTAGCCCGGCAATGCGCGACCTGGCGCTGAGTCTGCATCAACACCCGGAACTCAGCTTTGCAGAGCATCGCTCTGCGGCTGAACTGATCGCCCCTCTGCGCCAGGCGGGATTCACCATCGAAACCGGCACGGGCGGCCTTGAGACGGCATTCCGGGCCAGCTGGAAACAGGGGACGGGCGGCCCGACGATTGCTTTCCTCGCAGAATATGACGCCTTGCCAGAATTAGGTCAT belongs to Erwinia pyri and includes:
- the aceB gene encoding malate synthase A translates to MTQQVISTELVFQRPFVQAEKQILTDAAVDFLGELVARFTPRRTELLLARAEQQQRFDKGELPDFISETDSIKKSEWKIRGIPTDLQNRRVEITGPVERKMVINALNANVNVFMADFEDSLAPSWEKVIEGQINLRDAVNGTISYSNEAGKIYQLKPDPAVLVCRVRGLHLPEKHVTWRGAAIPGSLFDFALYFFHNVDALLAKGSGPYFYLPKTQSWQEAAWWSEVFSYAEDRFDLPRGTIKVTLLIETLPAVFQMDEILFNLRDHIVGLNCGRWDYIFSYIKTLKNHPDRILPDRHSVTMEKGFLEAYSKLLIKTCHRRGALAMGGMAAFIPSKEQERNQWVLNRVKADKAREAANGHDGTWIAHPGLADTVMAVFDAALGDRQNQLDVRREEDAPVTAEQLLAPCAGERTEAGMRANIRVAVQYIEAWISGNGCVPLYGLMEDAATAEISRTSIWQWIRHGKTLTSGEQVTEALFRRMLAEEMLVIQQELGDQHFAQGRFSEAAALMERITTEPELVEFLTLPGYSLLH
- a CDS encoding LysR family transcriptional regulator: MNEKDWLIIRTVWQYKNITRAADVLFTSQPALSYRLRQIERKLAIQLFEEGGRGLTFTAQGRYLAQHAQTVLDELQLLRTTLQSLNGPQQGELRIGVSSNYAAYRLPDLLAGFSQRHPGINVHLVSGLSEEMFLKLQRGDVHLALVKDDYGWKEGKRLVDEDDYYLINRQPIDLALLPHLPQIKINHGGHITKLIERWWNASYTLAPRVAMSVDKLEVCLAMVERGLGYAIVSSYQPLAEELFRMPIAVGGEAVKSRTWLLYRHASSDAAVTLPFVEMFSDQR
- the metA gene encoding homoserine O-acetyltransferase MetA; translation: MPIRVPDELPAVNFLRNENVFVMTSTRASTQEIRPLKVLVLNLMPKKIETENQFLRLLSNSPLQIDIQLLRIDSRETRNTPMEHLNNFYCNFEDIQHDNYDGLIVTGAPLGLVDFDDVAYWPQIQKVLHWAKEHVTSTLFVCWAVQAALNILYGIPKQTRETKLSGVYDHQILHPHALLTRGFDDTFLAPHSRYADFPTQLLRDYTDLEIFAESEQTGAYLFASKDKRLAFVTGHPEYDALTLSGEYHRDYEAGLHPEIPHNYFPQDNPELPPRASWRSHGNLLFSNWLNYYVYQITPFDLRHMNPSLD
- the aceA gene encoding isocitrate lyase, with the protein product MTPRTQQIEQLEQTWRDSRWEGITRPYSAEEVIKLRGSVNPACTLAQNGAAKLWTLLNGGAKKGYINSLGALSGGQALQQAKAGIEAVYLSGWQVAADANLAGSMYPDQSLYPANSVPCVVERINNTFQRADQIQWANQIEPGDPRYVDYYLPIVADAEAGFGGVLNAFELMKAMIQAGAGGVHFEDQLASAKKCGHMGGKVLVPTQEAIQKLVAARLAADVMAVPTVLIARTDADAADLITSDCDDYDHQFITGERTPEGFFRTHAGIEQAISRGLAYAPYADVLWCETSTPDLTLARRFAEAIHARFPGKLLAYNCSPSFNWKKNLDDPTIARFQQALSEMGYRFQFITLAGIHSMWFNMFDLAQAYAQGEGMRHYVEKVQQPEFAAREQGYTFSSHQQEVGTGYFDSVTTIIQGGVSSVTALTGSTEEQQF
- a CDS encoding bifunctional 4-hydroxy-2-oxoglutarate aldolase/2-dehydro-3-deoxy-phosphogluconate aldolase, translated to MNNWKTSAEQILTSGPVVPVIVINKLEYAVPLAKALVAGGVRVLEVTLRTACGVEAIRAIAQQVPEAIVGAGTVINSQQLQQVTEAGAQFAISPGLTEDLLKAASAGSIPLIPGISTVSELMLGMDYGLREFKFFPAEANGGVKALQAIAGPFPQVRFCPTGGISPANYRDYLALKSVHCIGGSWLVPNEALETGDYHRITMLAREAVAGASA
- the aceK gene encoding bifunctional isocitrate dehydrogenase kinase/phosphatase gives rise to the protein MSSLETLIAHTILQGFDAQYGRFLEVTSGAQHRFEQADWSAVQAAMKARIHLYDRHVGLVVEQLRHITGGPDVDGDFLLRVKAIYTSLLPDYPRFEIAESFFNSVYCRLYGHQLLTPERLFIFSSQPDRERILSRPLAKTFRADKNWQALLSRVLSDLPLRLPWEDLQRDIGFVIAHLRENFAQQELDEGSLEVANELFFRNKAAWLVAKLRLSSGVYAFLLPIHRSERGELLIDTCLTRKREASIVFGFARAYFMVGAPLPAALVAWLREILPGKTTAELYMAIGCQKHGKTECYREYLQFMAATTEPYVIAPGVRGLVMLVFTLPGYERVFKVIKDRFAPQKEVTPERVRACYQLVKEHDRVGRMADTQEFENFALERARISEPLWLAMQQEIPEKIQLQGDKVIVSHLYLERRMMPLNLWLAQADEQQRREAIEEYGNAVKQLAAANIFPGDMLYKNFGVTRHGRVVFYDYDEISYMTEVNFREIPASRYPEDELSHEPWYSVSPEDIFPQEFRHYLCVDPAIARLFEEMHAELFTAQFWRALQQRIREGHIEDVFAYRRRQRFCQRYPQSLTVSQALRQDQAEAPATASRASMVIR